In one Rutidosis leptorrhynchoides isolate AG116_Rl617_1_P2 chromosome 8, CSIRO_AGI_Rlap_v1, whole genome shotgun sequence genomic region, the following are encoded:
- the LOC139863070 gene encoding uncharacterized protein yields MDETTWEQRHQVITHILTHPTTKPSLHSQFFISNQIPCYLNWDYPPILCPKHNQLFKWTISHFLKKVSKLGASNQASWRAKCPYQLPPPLVLAKGVEDAKWGDEDKREYVKKRLRSKKVGNDINPWIPILVPNLILLSFLFWDPYQD; encoded by the coding sequence ATGGATGAAACCACATGGGAACAAAGACATCAAGTTATAACACACATTCTAACTCACCCAACAACTAAACCATCTCTGCACTCTCAATTTTTCATCTCCAATCAAATCCCATGCTACCTTAATTGGGACTACCCTCCAATTTTGTGTCCCAAACACAACCAATTATTCAAATGGACTATTTCTCATTTCTTAAAAAAAGTGTCAAAGTTAGGTGCTTCTAACCAAGCTTCTTGGAGGGCTAAGTGCCCTTATCAACTACCACCACCATTGGTTCTTGCTAAAGGTGTTGAAGATGCAAAATGGGGTGATGAAGATAAGAGAGAGTATGTGAAGAAAAGACTTAGAAGTAAAAAAGTGGGGAATGATATCAACCCTTGGATTCCAATTTTGGTGCCTAACCTTATCTTGTTGTCTTTTTTGTTTTGGGATCCTTATCAAGATTAG
- the LOC139861695 gene encoding pentatricopeptide repeat-containing protein At5g46100 — protein sequence MAMRSKTLISWPKKVTTSLVEQLIKAERNVEKAVIVFDSATAEYANGFQHDHKTYGLIISKLLSANQFIRAEEFVDRMRKEECKVTEEIYLSICRAYGRVHKPHDVMRVFQKMKESECEPSLKANVTVFSILVDENQLKVALKFYKYMRQLGFPPNVPSLNVLIKALSKNNGTMDSAIRIFREMPKHGCNPDTYTYGTLINGLCKFGKISEAKNLFKEMEIKGCLPSVITYTSLIHGLCQLNDLDEAMNLLQEMEGKSVYPNVYTYSSLINGLCIHGRSFEAMELLEVMVKKGHKPNMVTYSTLLHGLCKEKKLLDALKIFDRMKLQGLNPDAGLYWKIIELYCDGQKFQEAANFLDEMVLEGVPIKRLTWSLHVKIHNIVVRGLCSVNDSNRAFQLYCSMRNKGICVDVETFESLIGVLCKKRDIYKAIRVFDEMVIDGCIPGEDVWGDLVCRVLGQQKAQKASDLMNELVFGNQT from the coding sequence ATGGCGATGAGAAGCAAAACACTCATATCATGGCCGAAGAAAGTAACAACGTCTTTAGTTGAGCAATTAATTAAAGCGGAACGAAATGTAGAGAAAGCAGTTATAGTATTTGATTCTGCAACTGCAGAGTATGCTAACGGCTTTCAACATGACCACAAGACGTATGGACTCATTATTTCGAAGTTATTATCTGCAAATCAGTTTATACGAGCAGAGGAATTCGTTGATAGAATGAGAAAAGAAGAATGTAAAGTTACTGAAGAAATATATTTGTCGATTTGTAGAGCTTACGGACGTGTGCATAAGCCTCATGATGTGATGAGGGTTTTTCAAAAGATGAAAGAATCTGAATGTGAACCGTCGTTAAAAGCTAATGTCACGGTTTTTTCTATTCTCGTTGATGAAAACCAATTAAAGGTAGCTTTAAAGTTCTACAAGTATATGAGACAGTTAGGTTTCCCTCCCAATGTTCCTTCGCTTAATGTGTTGATTAAGGCTCTTTCGAAGAATAATGGAACTATGGATTCAGCGATTCGGATTTTTCGTGAGATGCCTAAACACGGGTGTAATCCGGATACGTACACGTATGGAACTTTGATCAATGGACTGTGTAAATTTGGTAAAATTAGTGAAGCCAAAAACCTTTTTAAGGAGATGGAGATTAAAGGTTGTTTGCCGAGTGTTATCACGTATACTAGTTTAATCCACGGATTATGCCAATTAAATGATTTAGATGAAGCTATGAATTTGCTTCAAGAAATGGAGGGTAAAAGCGTCTATCCTAACGTGTATACGTATAGTTCTCTTATAAATGGTCTATGCATACACGGGCGTAGTTTTGAGGCCATGGAGCTTTTGGAGGTGATGGTTAAAAAAGGGCACAAGCCCAACATGGTAACTTACAGCACCTTACTTCATGGATTATGTAAAGAAAAGAAACTTCTAGATGCTTTAAAGATATTTGATAGGATGAAGCTTCAAGGATTAAACCCCGATGCGGGATTATATTGGAAAATTATAGAACTTTATTGTGACGGTCAAAAGTTTCAAGAAGCTGCAAACTTTCTTGACGAAATGGTTCTTGAGGGTGTTCCAATAAAGCGACTAACTTGGAGTCTTCACGTTAAGATTCATAATATTGTCGTACGAGGTCTTTGTTCTGTGAATGATTCAAATCGAGCATTTCAGTTATATTGTAGTATGAGGAATAAGGGAATTTGTGTTGATGTTGAAACGTTTGAATCGCTTATTGGTGTATTATGTAAGAAACGTGATATTTATAAGGCGATACGTGTTTTTGATGAAATGGTTATCGATGGATGCATCCCGGGGGAAGATGTTTGGGGTGATTTGGTGTGTAGAGTTTTGGGACAGCAAAAGGCGCAAAAAGCTTCCGACTTGATGAATGAACTCGTGTTTGGAAATCAAACATGA